The genomic region ttggggtcactaggtcaaaggttaaggttacTATCACacaaagtgtgaaaatcgttttcaatcaataacttgtcaacaaatggacagattagcttgatacttgatatgtgcattgaccttggacagtagatgatccctattgaaattggggtcataaggtcaaaggtcactttcacactaagtgttgtttcctatcaataactcgtaaacgaATTAACCgatcggcttgatacttcacatgttaattggccttggacagtagatgacccctatagaaattggggtcacgaggtcaaaggtcaaggtcactatcacaataagtgtgaaaattgtttcagatcaataacttgtaaacaaattgaccgattggcttgatacttcccatgtgcattagacgtgaacagtagatgacccctatagaaattgtggtaacttggtcaaaggtcatggtcactgtcacaatccGTGGTCAAAtcttttctgatcaataacttgtcaacaaatggaccgattggcttgatacttcccatgtgcattggccttggacagtagatgatccctgttgaaattggggtcacaaggtcaaaggtcaagatcactgtcacaataagtgtaaaaattgtttctgatcaataacacatcaacaaattgaccgattggcatGATACTTCACGTGTTTattggccttggatagtagatgacctctattgaaataggtttgggggcatatgtccccgactgcggaactcttgttacaatttaaaatgaatgttgaaTAATTATCTGTTTCTATGGTTactgattttaaaaattgaatgaaaagaACACAAACATAATCCTTGTACTAAATGCATACTTAAAATCAAGTACCCTATACACTATTTTCTCCCAGgattatcagggaaaacacttccCGTTAATGGCCTTaaagtctctttttaacaaaaacCCAGTTAAGGAGGAAAGAGTTGTCCCTTAGAAGCCTGTTTGGACTCTAAATACTTATCGAAAACGACACTTTTGAACATGCtttcagcccagttttccaagaacagcACTCATATGATATATAGTTAATGTACTGGATGTTGCACATTCATGTTATAAAAGAGATAATCGTAAGAGGAATATATTGACTGTTATCCCAATAAATTAAGGTATGcattaaaacaatttatattcAATTGTTCATACACATATTTATTCTTGGCTTCCACAAACTGCATCGCAAGTTGAACAAATATTCTTACCATATACAGCAAATGTTTACCAATATTCTTGCGTTCCGTGGTACATGTACTCAATTCATAATCTATAACGCAATTCTGGTATTAAATGTTCAACAAGTTTATTCATAATTAACGTTTATaacttattaaatattcaaatttattCAATGAAACGTGTTATTTATCAGACTTAAAGTTTTCTGACAAGTTATAAGCATAGTCACTAACATAATAATAATGGATGACAAAGATTCAATGGTGCTTCTCTAAATGTATTCAGGTacaaaaaatgttgttaaaattAGACTAAGTAGTTGAATTACTCAATAATTAAAAGAATTCAAAACAAGCTATTATTTATATCTCAAAATTCAATGGTCCAATACCAATGTCACTTTTGTTAATGTTAAACTTACTtttcaaaggaaaaatatgtGATAGATGTTACCCCTTTAAAGATTATAACTAGAGCTCCCCTGAgaccaaaatttggtcactttataATATACCCGCAGCTTTCCACTTGTGACCAATATGTGGTCACTGTAACACAAggttggtcactgtgaccacaTATTGGTCACTGTGTGACCAAAACCGGGTCACAATAACGGCCAAGACCAATTATGGAACTCTCCCATTATAATAGACTTTAAATGACTGAACTATTTAAAACAGACTATATGAACTTAAAATTAACCTAACATCTGCTAAAAATAGTGCAGCTTTCTTACCTGATGCTTAAATATAGAACAGCCATGGTATATGGAAATACCGCAGTGTGTTGCTATACACAAATTACCCACAAGTCAACATTCCAAGATGGCGTACAGTGAAGAAACGCCATGAcattatagcaacttgatatttggcatgcatgtgtatctcatggagctgcacattttgagtggtgaaaggtcaaggtcatccttcaaggtaagagtTTTAAAAAAGCGCCTCATtagcgggcattgtgtttctgacacacacatctcttgttttatcataGTTCTTAATTTAAATACCTCTTATGATTTACCTTATCACGATGTTCCTTTGTAGCTCCTGCTGGACTTGAAAGACTTTCAAGTTCCTGACGTGAAAGACGTGCAAGTTCTACTGTAGGTCTATCTGGAATTGGACAAAATGGTACGTCATTAACAAAATAATGCACATGCTGGGAAGCCTCTTATTTATGTGACAACTATGTGTCAATTCAAATAACAAGAATATAGAATTCTCTCATTTACTGAATCTTATTGAATGTAGGGAAGTTCTTTTCAGTCGATGAAAACATCAGACATTCACAATTAAGTGACACTTCAGCTGCAAAATCAGTGGAGAACTCCCTTTTTATAACTTCAAGTGTTGGGAAATTTAATAACTCCATGGAACAGATTGAAGTCTAAGTAAAATGCTGAGTTTAGAAAACCACATTAAGTTCCGgtcaatattagactgtacccaagttgtatTTCCACCCAAAATCTGATggcgtaaaacgcgctaccgatttccgtaaaaagatattgtttatcataaacaaacttctcttttaaaattagtttttggcctgtctttctgtctgtctgtctgttattccgttccaaaactttaaccttggttaaacttttgcaatattttttgcgatatttaagatagcaactgtatattttgcatgcataaaAGTTAtgtatcttgtggagctgcacatttggagtggtaaaaggttaaggttACGGTCattctcaaggtcaaaggtcaaatatatggcttccaAAACTACCTTGGtgaaacttttgcaataactttgcaatattgacgatagcaacttgatatttcgcatgcatgtgtattttgtggagctgcacaatttgagtggtgaaagttcaaggtcatcattcaaggtcaaaagtcaaatatatggcttcaaagtggcgcaatagggggcattgtgtttctgacaaacacatctcttgtttgcccATGCTTTTGGTAAGGTAATAAGCtaaattatttgcattatttttccaCTTTTCAGCTGCTAACGCTCAGCTCAGGGATATGAAGGCACTGGTTGACCAGCTCCAGGCCATAGTCAACCAGTTTCAGCTGGTTCAAGCTGGCCAGCCAGCGCATGTCCCCATGGTCCATGCTCAGGGTATGTATGTGATTGAGATTATTGCTCTTGACAGAAAATATGTGTTTGTGTGATTATCAAATAAATTCAAAAGTTATCCAAGAGATTAACTTATTCATGTAAGGCTAAATGGCTTATTTACTGTATAAGACTCTGAGTGGGTAAACACTGCTTATCTACCGAACTAACATATTTTCTTTGCATTATATGCTTTCCaacagttttgttttaattttcaaatttttaaattgttaaactgGAAAATCTTTCAACAAGAATTAACCTCTGATAATTAACTTATAAATCTAAGAAAAACACTACAACAAACACATACCAaacttaaaattaatgtttttcggTGGTCTGTATTGATAAGAAACAGAATGTCCTAATTATTGTCATATTGCAGCACAAGTGCAACAACAAACAAacttattaaaacaaacacataccaaacttaaaatttatgtttttcaGTGGTCGGTGTGGAAGCCAGGCAAGCCACGCCACCTCAGGCCCCACCATCCAGGCAAGCCTCGCCACCTCAGGCCCCACCAGCCAGGCAAGCCTCGCCACCTCAGACCCCACCAGCCTGGCAAGCCGCGCCACCTCAGGCCCCACCAGCCAGGCAAGCCTTGCCACCTCAGGCCCCCCCAGCCAGGCAAGCCATGCCACCTCAGGCCCCACCAGCCAGGCAAGCCTTGCCACCTCAGGCCCAACCAGCCAGGCAAGCCTCGCCACCTCAGGCCCAACCAGCCAAGCAAGCCTCGCCACCTCAGGCCCAACCAGCCAGGCAAGCTTCGTCACCTCAGGCCCCACCAGCCAGGCAAGCCTCGCCACCTCAGCAAGGCAAGCCATGCAACCTCAGACCCCCTCCCGCCCCACCAGCCAGGCTAGACTCAAAGGTACCAAACTAAAATTGAATGTTCTTTCATGGTGCTCAGACAcattttttatgttccccaccactacagtgggggacatattgtttttgccctgtctgttggtctgtaggTTTGCGCCAACATTTTGTAATAACgttttctatattgaagatagcaacttgatatttggcatgcatgtgtatctcatggagctgcacattttgagtggtaaaaagtcaaggtcaaggtcatccttcaaggtcaaagatcaaatatatgagtcaaaatcgctcattttatggtacacttttgcaatgttgaagatagcaacttgatatttggcatgcatttgtatcttatagagctgcacatgttgagtggtaaaaggtcaaggtcattattcaaggtcaaaggtcaaatatatggggacatagtgtttcacaaacacattgcttgttaacatatattttatttcgttTCCATCATGGAACAAACAAATAAacttattaaaacaaacacataccaaatttaaaattaatgttttttggtGGTCTGTGTTATGAAAAAACAGAATGAAAGCTCATGTCAACTTCATTCTGACACTAAGTAACCTATAATTAGCATTTGAGTACCGGCAGGAAGGTTCCATTTTCAACTGAAACATCTAGCATTTTCAGTAATCTAAAGAATAAATGAAAAAGCTTGTACATTTAATGAAACCTTCCATTGCCATTCTTGTGTGTGTGTTAATCAGAATAAATTTACAGGTCCTTGCTGAGTCATCATGAATACTTTATGTACTGACCTGCGACTGTGACCTTTCAGGATAAAAATGTTACTCTTGAGCCAAAGCAAATCCCATTGACCCCAAGGTACTGGTCTTTGCCAAATTAAGAATTTTGAGGAGAATACCAGAGCATTATGGTAAATGATGCCTGAGAATAGAGTAGCTATAAAGTATTAGTTTTAATGTcctaaatacatacctgctatccctagctatacctttcaaggtcacagggttagCTCCTCAAGAAATCTTAAAGTGCCAGAATTCTGTCACCTCTCTAACTGAAACGGATTAgattaaacatagtacaatgtaacctaaccggataTCAAGACTgtaaccatacatgccatacgtcccggattgtccgggacagtcccggaaatgaagaacttgtcccgctgtcccggaaatctgtcaaatgtcccggaatttacacaATCCATACATActtgtaccttatcttaggctttactgcacctcgaatctgtgtatatctgcagcgtctccatgacaatgcctacccgaataggcagactacgctaagtgtcaaaatcgatcaattaacaggggtcctgttatcatatcgattgtcgaacattgtttaatgtggttgttaattgacttgaatctactacgtcattatttcccgctgcgtaagggcaaaggatagttattcacacatctgaagtccaacatcgctgagtactgtaaaaaattaaaagcagtttatgtgcgcacgtttaaccgacaaagaaattgagtaaaaaagtaagcatataaaaacatcattctcactaggtttattattgtcttgttctaaagcccgagtaaacataacgttaaaaataataagtgaatttgaattgcgtttGCCATGTCAAAACGCCCAGcgtaaatgaataaaggcgtatcaacaactacgcgttacacaccggtcttaataacaataacgcagtgatgtCACCATccatgtttagaacgcttacactgaaaacacgtggcttgtatctagtaacggaagtagtaatgtttaatttgacgttaatagatcaagtgtatttcggataggctttcgaacttttgcaattaacgatgcgaaacaacaaaaaaaacgtaccaaaaatgcatatgtctataaatatcgctacattttatacatgtcccggaaaatcggcaaaagtcccggacaatttaactcaatgtcccggaattggtctgaaaaattatggcatgtatgctgtaactcatcttacttttcCGTTAAGGCGAAAGTCTATAGAAATTTGTTCACCCTGTCTATGAAGATTTGACttgggtaagggttaggggtagGGTTAGTGTTCGGGTTAGACATTCAAGTCGATAGAGATTTTTTCACCCTGTCTATGAAGATTTGACTTGAGctagggtttgggttagggtaaGACGTTCAAATCTATAAAGACACTGCTGTTAAAATCTTTATAGACTTTCGCCGCTTCCTTACTTTTCTGGAGACACATCGTGCAGAACGCCATTTTTCATCGGCTTTGAATTTTGGTCTTTTTGTTCAATTCTGTGCGGTGGTTTGGGTTTAAAATTGATGAATTGCATAATTTATCGTTTCTGCTCTATTCAGAAATCTTTTCTTGTATTTTGTTGatgattgtttttcaatttttttccGGGATTTTACATGTGCTCATGAGTTGAGCACATGCATTTCGTGATTTTTGTCAACAAGTTATTGACTATATTGTACAGTGAATATACTTTGTTACTGATTATTctatttattttgttctttttacaCTCTTTTCTTACGTGGAttcttttctttttatgcccccggtaggatggcaaaTAGCAGATGACCTGTCcctcagtcagtctgtccgtccgtccaaaaactttaatgaccataacttttttgatattgaacatagcaacatgatatttggcagaCATGTGCATCTcttaaagctgcacattttgagtggtggaaggtcaaggtcatccttcatattcaaatgtcaaatgtatgGTGTATGTctgtccatccaaaaactttaacttggccataactttttcaatattgaagatagcaacttgatatttggcatgcatgtgtatcacatggagctgaacattttgagtggttaaaggacaaggtgaaggtcatccttcaaggtcaaatgtaaaatacatgtatatggcgtctgtctgtcattccgaaAACTTAAAAATTgaccattactttttcaatattgaagatagcaacttgatattttgcatgcatgtgtatctaatagagctgcacattttgagtagtgaaagatgaaggtcaaggtcatccttcaaggtcagatgtcacaTATATggcgtctttccgtctgtcccaaaaactttaacattggccgtcactttttcaatattgaagatagcaatttgatatttggcatgcatgtgtatcttatggagcttcATATtctgaaaggtgaaaggtcaaggtcatcctaaaagatcaaaggtcaaatatatggcatctgtccgtatgtccgaaaactttaactttcaccataacttttttatgcccctgaagggtggcatatagttattgaactgtccatctgtctgttcgtcagtcagtcagtcagttagtcagtcagtctgtccgtccgtcattattttaataattaaaatgaattttactttaagaaaatttgttttaaaatacaacATGCGTCTTGGATGATGTATAGTAATTAAGAAGCCGAAAGTGGGATGGCTACGATAGTGTGTTGTAAGTATTGCATGTGGATGTTATATATTTGTCTGGAGAGGAAACAGAGGGAGTTATGCTCACATAAGTCTGTCCTACAAGTTAAATGCGTCATGTTTCAGTGCCAACAATGGTGACAACTAGTGAGCCTGCCACGCCTGAGACGAGCCTGGATTGGCCGTTTGGTATGTCACTGGCTGTGACAACAGGTTGttcattgttttaataattgGAAACATAGTTGGGTTTCTTCTACACCAGTTCAAATTTTATATTGTTAATGCAATAACAACAGATCCCCCTCCTTCCCAATTGGCAAGGAAAGCCCTACCAGCCAGGGTAGTCCCCTACAGAGCCATAGAGTTGCTTAAACACGGTGATATGGAttgataaaacaacaaatataactaGCCATTCATCATAAAAGAAATATGGAAGTCACACTCCGCTACCAATAGTTCTTGagctttcatttttattttcataataagaTCTTAGCCGGATGGTTCAATTTTTAACAGAAACATAGATTGGTTATTCTCAGTGGTAATTTATAGCTAGTGAAGCATCTTTggcatgaaataaaaacattcattgtctttttagctctactattatatatgaattatatatagtggagctatcctactcaccccggcgtctgcgtttgcgtctgcgtgcaaatgttaaagttttttgtactaccccaaatattttctttgtcccttgacatattgctttcatattttgcatacttgttaaccaagatgaccccaacctattaacaagagcagacaactctatcaagcattttgtcataattgtagccccttttccacttagaatatgcagcaaatgttaaagttttcgtactaccccatttattttcattgtcccttgacatattgcttttatgttttgcatacttgtttactaacatcaccccaacctataaacaagagcagacaactctaatCAAGcgttttgtcataattattgccccttttatacttaaaatatgcatattattgataaatctatgttaaagtttgcgtactaccccaaatatttcctatatcctttgacatattgcttttatatgttgcatacttgtttaccaacatgaccccaacctataaacaagagcagaccactgtatcaagcattttgacataattatggccccttttacacttagataattgaaccttttgcttaaattgccataacttctttatttatgatcacattttattattactttgacaaaataacacttacctgaataccacaatggattccacccaaacaataccccacgcccctaccagaatccctcccccccccccctccaacctcaccccccccaaaaattttttttttttttaaacattgtctaataaattaccacatccccctctcacccccctacccccccccccccaaattgttatttttattttttcctttttttattttttaaagatcgtctaataaattattgaatatgaacaatttcctaatgatggcttaagttatactgtcaagtactcgaatagtcgagcgcgctgtcctctgacagctcttgttgcaaTTATTGTGCATGTACAACTGTTTCATTTTTTTGTGCCAGGCACGCCCAATCAGGCTGCCATCTCGCAAGCCAGGTCGGGCACACAAGGCACACTCTCACAGGCTGCAACCTCGCCAGCCAGGCCAGGATCGCCAAGCACGCCCACTCGAGCTGCCACAACGCCAGCCAGGCCAGGCACGCCAGCTCCAGCAGTTGACATGGCATCCACGCCAGCCCCCCCACCCATGCCAGCCATGCCAGCTGTGCCAACAACGCCCGCCAACGAAGCTCAAGCCTCCTCCCGCCCCTCCAGCTCATCCAGCCAGGATAGTCTCAGAGGTACCAAACAAAAATTGAATGTTCTTTCATGGTGCTCAGACacattttaacatgtattttattaaggTAGTTTCATGGGGGTTTCAAGCTCATCAAGAAATCTGTTAATAATGAGGGAAGCCCTTCTCACACTTTCATTCAACCTATCTTTTACAGCATCATAGGCTTGAGCAGAATGGCTTAAATTATCAAAAGCCTTTACAGCACCTCCTCTTACagtgtttttgtttgttcaaatttgggtccagtaaggggacccattcccaattgaaataaagtatatctttttcccaaatgggacctaaaaaatcccaattgaagttttccacaaaaaaaacattaataagtaTAAACATGTTAATTGTCTCAAAGTCAAGCTCTAGAAGTAGAAcctcaaaatataatatattgaaatcactattattatcaatttcaaagtatttgtctgtgataatcaacgatgcataaaaatgttatagatagcaacaacattatttatttatttgtaatcttctcggtggatgtatgtcacggaaacgactgtttgcatattgttagcgatcaatttactcgcaatgttattttaaacatctagcaagatacatttaagttccatgctttttaaataaactgtacagcacgacaaacataataaagcagtatatgcatatgaatctgattatacacagatccactaacatataaatgaaaccatgtttgtcttatcccattttctaacaataatcttgacacTGGGCAGAGTGGCTATCCgtgagggcggcgtggcttttcgccacgctaaaaatggcctgggaaaaacactatctAAGATTGTCTAGTAGCAGAATAGATCACTATACGGTCCCTACCATAAATACTCAGTCATACATACTTCCGTTAAAAACTAGGGTCGCAAATGGTACGCAA from Dreissena polymorpha isolate Duluth1 chromosome 5, UMN_Dpol_1.0, whole genome shotgun sequence harbors:
- the LOC127881235 gene encoding transmembrane protease serine 13-like encodes the protein MYSAANAQLRDMKALVDQLQAIVNQFQLVQAGQPAHVPMVHAQVVGVEARQATPPQAPPSRQASPPQAPPARQASPPQTPPAWQAAPPQAPPARQALPPQAPPARQAMPPQAPPARQALPPQAQPARQASPPQAQPAKQASPPQAQPARQASSPQAPPARQASPPQQGKPCNLRPPPAPPARLDSKVPN
- the LOC127881236 gene encoding uncharacterized protein LOC127881236, producing MVTTSEPATPETSLDWPFGTPNQAAISQARSGTQGTLSQAATSPARPGSPSTPTRAATTPARPGTPAPAVDMASTPAPPPMPAMPAVPTTPANEAQASSRPSSSSSQDSLRGPRSTPSTVQQTPQTPANQLSPSISEESIYPSLSMNDLILMKKNQNKRTTLALKTS